Part of the Phocoena phocoena chromosome 8, mPhoPho1.1, whole genome shotgun sequence genome, AATGCATACAATCCTTATATGTAagctatatctcaatttttaaagttttaaaaataaaagtaaaatgttaagTGCAACTTCATGCCGGGAGAGATCAAAATAAAAGCACCCCCTTCCCCGGGGCAGGATTCAAAAGTTGTCCCTCCACACTATGACCCAGGCTTCCAGACTGGGATCCAGTGGCTGGTGAGCTCCCATCTCAACCCATCCTCCATCTCACCTCCTTCATTCCCTTTGGATAATTCTACACCTATCTGTGTTCCTGAATGTAAGCTCCTTGGGGGCAAGGGCCAAACATGATTCATTCCATATCTTTCCTCCCCTAGTACCTGCCATAGTGTTCAAGAAATAGCTGATCATTAAGATAGTCACTTACACCTTAGCATGAATTAGAAACATCAGCTCCTTCCTAAGAACAGAATTTTCTAGGGAAAGGCGACAGCAAGCATAAGAGTCCAGGGAGCCATGTGGGTTGAAGAGACAGGACAGGGAGAACCAGAGTTGTAGACCACAGTCCTGAAAGAAGCCTCAGGTGGTCACCCCTATCTTTTGGAATCCATTTCACCACTGGTGAATAGGTAATATATCATTCCCATTTACccaagagaggttaaataatgtaTCTAATGTCCCTCACCCATTAGTAAGCCATGAAGACAGGGCAGGAACTCAGGTTTCCTCACCACAGGACCAGAGTTTTTCTATTACCATAGAGAAGGGGGCACACAGTCAGCCCACTTAACAGCTAACTCTATGGGACTGGCCCTGGCTCCTGGGGTGACAATGCTGAAGGGTCCAGGATCCCAGCACACTGGGGGGTGCCGAGTGTGTGAGTTGGGGTGCCCATGGGCATGAACTGCCAAGAGATGGCATCAGCACCAAAGGCCTGTGCCCACTTCCCAAGGTAACCAAGGCTAAACCAGGACCCTCATGTACACATGCCCCTGGTCCACCAGCAGTAAGATGGGTGCAGGCACAAGTGCacccctgggggcagggagggggcacagTCCCCCTCAGAGCCCTGGGGAGGCCGAGCAGCAGAGGGGCCCAGGGTCAgtcaccgcccccccaccccgtccctccACAGCAGAACACCAGCCCGGGAGTCCTACAGTGTTGGGAGGAAACATCTCTAGTCACAGGCTAAATACCTTTGGTGACAGAGAAGCAATCACAGGCTGAGAAGGACTGTGTTTGTTTTAAGTAAAGAAGAGTACATTCAGGCAGGCTTGGAGGAAACAACAACTACAACCCCTCATCCAAGATGGCTAGCAGTTTAACTGAGCCATGAGGcacatttattttgttgatttgggATGGCAGGGCCTAAAGCGATGAGACTTGGCAGGCTGTCTCTCTATACACCTCAGGGAGCAGGCCTTTCGCAGGAAGCAGCctgaggctggggaaggagaaCAGGGTTGGGGGGTTGCCTGTCCCTGCCTGAGCCTTTATACAGTGAAGACCCACCTCCAACCgggaggggagaggggtcagGGTGAAGATGGCAAGACATAAGGGAGGAAAGTGACCTGTTCTTTTAAGTCAAATCCACACAGCTAAGCACAGCCATGCACAGGCTTTTCCCTTATAAACACCCTCCTGATGCTGAGGGGGGCCTGGGGTCGGACCcagagggcatgggttctatccccTCCTCTGGCCTGTCTCCTGCAGCCTCCTCCATGCACTGAAGCCCAGGGCTGTGCAGCAGCCTCTCTCCTTGGACCTCCACTGGGCCCTGGAGGGACCGGGCAGAGCCCCTGGGACCATGGTTGGACTGAAGCCTTCAGAGGTGCCTCCCACAACGGCTGTGAAGTTCCTGGGGGCGGGCACAGCGGCCTGCTTTGCTGACCTCCTCACCTTTCCACTGGACACGGCCAAGGTCCGCCTGCAGGTAGGCGCCCTTTGGCCGAGGGTCATTACTCCCATCAGCGGAGGGGCTGAGTTCTCCACCGGGGCACCTGCAGTGTCTGCCCGCTCGCTCTTCCTCACAGAGGACCCTGAGCGGGCCACTCACCCCACTGCCCACAACCCTGCCTCACCACCTCCCCATCACCATCACCCAAGACCAAAAGATCTTAATTCCTCGGCAGGACATGCCAGGGCCCTTCATGGCCTTGCCCTACTTTGTAAGCCAAAAAGTGAGAAGTAGAAGTAAGGAATTACTGGGTGAGCTTGGGCAAGCCACTGACAATTTGTACCAAGAAAAACAATCCACGCTGTTCTCCCTGAGGATCCAACACCACACTGTGTACAACAGTTTGTGGGCTGGAAACTGCTACACAAAACTGTCATTTTTACCGGGATGTGATGCTGTGATCACGCTTTTCCAAGGTCCAGCCCCAAGCAGGCCCCCCTGCACACAGCCCcatccaccccccacccagcccctcacACCACTGCGGGGTGTCCCTCAGATCCAGGGGGAGAACCAGGCGGCCCGGAGCGCGCAGTACCGCGGGGTGCTGGGCACCATCCTGACCATGGTGCGCACCGAGGGCCCCTGCAGCCCCTACAAAGGGCTGGTCGCCGGCCTGCAGCGCCAGATGAGCTTCGCCTCCGTCCGCATCGGCCTCTATGACTCCGTCAAGCAGTTCTACACCCCCAAGGGATCGGACCGTGAGTGCTGAGGGGGTGGGTGGAAGCAGAATCTAGGCTGTGGGTCAGAAGACCAGGGCAGTGCAGactcagaggcagagctggggcgtGAGAAGTTGGTAACATGCTCATGAGAAGACTCTGAGCCTCTGTTAAGGAGGCTCTGGAACCTTGGCCCAAGAGAGGAAGGCATCGAGCAGGGGAAGCCCCCAGAGGTCAGCATCAGGCCCAGAGAGGCGCTGGGTGGCGGAACACTGGCCCACTCACTCTCCTCCTCTCCAGACTGCAGCATCACTACCCGGATTTTGGCGGGCTGCACCAccggggccatggcagtgacCTGTGCCCAGCCCACGGATGTGGTGAAGATCCGATTTCAGGCCAGCGTGCACACTGGGCCCGGGAGCAATAGGAAGTACAGCGGGACAATGGATGCCTACAGGACCATCGCCAGGGAGGAAGGGGTTCGGGGCCTGTGGAAAGGTAGGTCTGGACTCCAGGTTCAGGGGGTCTTGGGCAGTGATTTCCCTACCCTAGGGCTGGAGCAGGGAACTGGGCAAGGGGGGAGCCCAGCACGTGTATTTCAGCGACTCTAAAGGAACATCCCAACCATTGCAACATCCCAGCTGACCCGCCACCCTGCCCCAAATTCAGTTCAGTTTGCCAACTCTTCACCACGTGCAGGactgtgagggagagagaaatgaataGAAGACATCCTCGTGGCTCTCACAGTCACACAGAGGAGAGGGGACATGTCAAGGAGCAGCTACTCCACAGGGCAGGATGTGCTGGGTTcacgcgcaggggcagggccggagGCAGGAGAGGCCCTGCGGGCTGGGGGTTGTGGGGGGGAGGTGACGCACAATCTAGGCCTCACAGGCTGAGCCGGCTCAGCAGAGAGTGAGGGAAGGGCCTCCCCAGCAGAGGCCAACGAGGACGACTGCAGGGCatggagaggaaacagaggccactGGGGGAAGCAGCCATGAGGAGGGGGCTTCCTTGGGAACAAGGCTTTAGGGTTCCCTACGTGTCTGAGTGGTGGCCACCTTGACAAATGCTGTTGTCTCTCCCACATGTGGCTGGGGCTCACGTGAATCTTGCAGAGGAAACAGTGACCCAGTGAAGGTTAAAGGCAGGACACCTGGGTCACAGCCTCACTTGCTGTGTGCCTTCCTGGAGCCCAGCCCTCATCTGTGAAAccggggcggtggtggtggggggggtctTGACGCTCTCCAAGGGCCCTGCCAGGGCTACATCCTGTCACTGTTCCAAGAGCCTAGCCTCCCTCTTCCAAAGAAAGGCTTCCTCTTCTGCCTCTAGCCAGGTCTCAGGGaggcatattttaattttgatagatattgcagATTATCCTCTGAACTGTGGCCGAAACAAATACAAGAGGGCCTCTCTGTTTTTTGTCTCTAAGATGGACATGGATAACGTGAGAGTTTTTAAACATCAGAAAGGAAAGTATGGAATCTGCCCACCTG contains:
- the UCP3 gene encoding putative mitochondrial transporter UCP3 isoform X1 yields the protein MVGLKPSEVPPTTAVKFLGAGTAACFADLLTFPLDTAKVRLQIQGENQAARSAQYRGVLGTILTMVRTEGPCSPYKGLVAGLQRQMSFASVRIGLYDSVKQFYTPKGSDHCSITTRILAGCTTGAMAVTCAQPTDVVKIRFQASVHTGPGSNRKYSGTMDAYRTIAREEGVRGLWKGTLPNITRNAIINCAEMVTYDIIKEKLLNYHLLTDNFPCHFVSAFGAGFCATVVASPVDVVKTRYMNSPPGQYGSPFDCMLKMVTQEGPTAFYKGFTPSFLRLGAWNVVMFVTYEQLKRALMKVQMLRESPF
- the UCP3 gene encoding putative mitochondrial transporter UCP3 isoform X3 → MVGLKPSEVPPTTAVKFLGAGTAACFADLLTFPLDTAKVRLQIQGENQAARSAQYRGVLGTILTMVRTEGPCSPYKGLVAGLQRQMSFASVRIGLYDSVKQFYTPKGSDHCSITTRILAGCTTGAMAVTCAQPTDVVKIRFQASVHTGPGSNRKYSGTMDAYRTIAREEGVRGLWKDNFPCHFVSAFGAGFCATVVASPVDVVKTRYMNSPPGQYGSPFDCMLKMVTQEGPTAFYKGFTPSFLRLGAWNVVMFVTYEQLKRALMKVQMLRESPF
- the UCP3 gene encoding putative mitochondrial transporter UCP3 isoform X2, producing the protein MVGLKPSEVPPTTAVKFLGAGTAACFADLLTFPLDTAKVRLQIQGENQAARSAQYRGVLGTILTMVRTEGPCSPYKGLVAGLQRQMSFASVRIGLYDSVKQFYTPKGSDRDITTRILAGCTTGAMAVTCAQPTDVVKIRFQASVHTGPGSNRKYSGTMDAYRTIAREEGVRGLWKGTLPNITRNAIINCAEMVTYDIIKEKLLNYHLLTDNFPCHFVSAFGAGFCATVVASPVDVVKTRYMNSPPGQYGSPFDCMLKMVTQEGPTAFYKGFTPSFLRLGAWNVVMFVTYEQLKRALMKVQMLRESPF